In the genome of Acidimicrobiales bacterium, the window GACCCGGTGCTCGGCGCCGTGCTGTGCCTGCTCACCTCGGTCGCCTACTCGGGGTTCATCCTCGTGCACCGCCAGGTGCAGCGGGGCACGACCGGGATCGCCGGTCCGCTGCTCGACGCCGTCGTCGCCTCGGCCGCCACCAGCGCGCTGATCGGCGCGGTGATGGGCGACCTGGACGTGACGCCGGCGTGGCCGGCGCACGGCTGGCTGGCCCTGCTGGCGCTGACCGCGCAGGTCGCCGGGTGGCTGCTGATCTCCCGCTCGCTGACCCACCTGCCCGCCGCGCTGACGTCGGTGCTGCTGCTGATCCAGCCGGTCGCCGCGCTCGGCCTGGCCGTCGTGGTCGTCGACGAGGCGCCGTCGCCCCTCCAGCTGGCCGGGTGCGCGCTGATCCTCGTCGGCGTGGTCGTCGCCACCGCCGGCCGGGACCGCTCGTCGTCCCGCGAGCCGGCGCCCCGCCCGGCCGCGGCCGAGGCCGTCCCCGCCTAGCCCGGCTCGACGGGGGCCGGCAGCTCGCCGGTCTCGAGCAGGTGCAGGAACGCCGGCTCGTCGAGCACCGGCACCCCGAGCTCGGCCGCCCGCGTGACCTTCGCCGCCCCCGGCGCCTCGCCGGCGACCACGGCCGTCGTCTTCTTCGACACGCTGCCCGGCGCCCGCCCGCCCCTGGCCTTGATGGCCTCCTCGGCCGCCTCCCGGCTCATCGACTCCAGGGTGCCGGTGACGACCACCGACATGCCGGCCAGGGTCTGCGGCTCGTCCGGCGCGGCCGGGCCCTTCGGGTCCACGCCGTTGCGCTGGAGGCGGCGGACGAGGTCGCGGTTGCCCTCGTTGGCGAAGAACTCGTGGACGCTCGTGGCGATCGTCGGCCCGATGCCGTCGACCGCGCCGAGCTCCTCGGGGGTCGCCTCCATGATCCGGTCGAGGCTGCCCATGGCCCTCGCCAGCAGCTGGCTGCCGGTGCCGCCGAGGTGGCGGATGTTCAGCCCGACGAGCAGGTTGGCGAGCGACCGCTCCTTCGACGCCTCGATGGCGTGGCGGAGGTTGCGGATGGAGGCCTCGCCGAACCCCTCGAGGGCCCGCACCCGGTCCCAGTCGATCTCGTAGAGGTCGGCCGGGTCGGCCACGAGCCCGAGGTCGAGGAACAGGCGGACCCGCTGCTCGCCGAACCCCTCGATGTCCATCGCCCCCCGGGAGGCGAAGTGCTCGATGCGGCCGGCCCGCTGGGCCGGGCACTCGGCGTTCGTGCAGAACGTGTCGCTCTCGCCGGGCAGGCGCACGAGCGGGCCGTGGCAGACCGGGCACGCCGTCGGGAACTCCCACGGGACGGCGTCGGGCGGCCGCTCGGCCAGCACCGGCTTCACGACCTCGGGGATCACGTCGCCGGCCTTGCGGACGACGACCGTGTCGCCCACCCGCACGTCCTTGGCCCGCACCTGGTCCTCGTTGTGGAGGGTGGCGACGCCGACGGTCGAGCCGCCGACGAACACCGGCTCGAGCTCGGCGAACGGCGTCGCCTTGCCCGTGCGGCCGATCGACACCTTGATGTCCCGCAGCTTGGTCAGCCGCTCCTCGGGCGGGAACTTGTAGGCGACGGCCCAGCGGGGCGCGTGCGACGTCGAGCCCAGCTCGTTGCGCTGCGCGAACGAGTCGACCTTCACGACCACGCCGTCGATCTCGTAGTCGAGGTCGTGGCGGTGGTGCTCCCAGTGCCGGCAGAACTCGTGGACCTCGTCGAGGGAGGTCACGCACCGGATCTCCGGGTTGACCGGGAAGCCGAGGCCCCGGAGCAGCTCCAGGCTCTCGACGTGGCCGCCGA includes:
- the ligA gene encoding NAD-dependent DNA ligase LigA, with product MAVPGEVVARVTELREQVAHHARRYHEHDDPEIPDAEYDAMVRELRRLEEEFPELATPDSPSVAVGAAPSPAFAPVRHRVPMMSLDNVFEEAELRAWGARVERGLGDEEVAYACELKIDGVAMALRYEGGRLVQAATRGDGRTGEDVTANVRTIRAVPQELGDGAPAVLEVRGEIYMPIAEFEALNARQAEAGGRLFANPRNSAAGSLRQKDPGVTASRNLSMWCYQLGEVDGLPPLGGHVESLELLRGLGFPVNPEIRCVTSLDEVHEFCRHWEHHRHDLDYEIDGVVVKVDSFAQRNELGSTSHAPRWAVAYKFPPEERLTKLRDIKVSIGRTGKATPFAELEPVFVGGSTVGVATLHNEDQVRAKDVRVGDTVVVRKAGDVIPEVVKPVLAERPPDAVPWEFPTACPVCHGPLVRLPGESDTFCTNAECPAQRAGRIEHFASRGAMDIEGFGEQRVRLFLDLGLVADPADLYEIDWDRVRALEGFGEASIRNLRHAIEASKERSLANLLVGLNIRHLGGTGSQLLARAMGSLDRIMEATPEELGAVDGIGPTIATSVHEFFANEGNRDLVRRLQRNGVDPKGPAAPDEPQTLAGMSVVVTGTLESMSREAAEEAIKARGGRAPGSVSKKTTAVVAGEAPGAAKVTRAAELGVPVLDEPAFLHLLETGELPAPVEPG
- a CDS encoding DMT family transporter; translation: MLRSRLSAAAGGAVGSAVLGALCIASSGVLVRLADVSPTTAATFRCLYAVPMLAVVVLTARGRHERRPLRSRLQAGLAGVLLSVDLVLWHHGIEKVGAGLATVLGNLQVVVVAGVAWALLGEHPGRSLFAALPVVLTGVVLISGVVGADAYGEDPVLGAVLCLLTSVAYSGFILVHRQVQRGTTGIAGPLLDAVVASAATSALIGAVMGDLDVTPAWPAHGWLALLALTAQVAGWLLISRSLTHLPAALTSVLLLIQPVAALGLAVVVVDEAPSPLQLAGCALILVGVVVATAGRDRSSSREPAPRPAAAEAVPA